Part of the Falco biarmicus isolate bFalBia1 chromosome 4, bFalBia1.pri, whole genome shotgun sequence genome, agccccctgcccacacaATGGCCCATTGCCACCCATCACGGCAGCACCCCAAGAGCTGTgctctggggcaggggtggATTTCAAAGGCTCCTTCCCATGGGATGATGCAGGCTTCCCGCACCCTCCCCAGGCACCGGCACCTGCAGAGACACCagctcagggagctgcagggcgAGGACAGGATGGGGCACGTCCTGGCGCACAGCGGGGCCAGGCTGGGACCGGCACCCTCCCCGGGAccacgctgcagcagggggctccccagcaccccccacccaAGGGACACCGGTGCATCTGAAGCCCAGTCAGTGCTGGTTTGGTGGCTGCAaagcccccagcctcctccacagcagcGAGGTGGCACAGCCCCGTGAAGTCCGGTTAATCATTGCCGAGACTGAAACCAAACCGTGTCAACGGGCAGCGTCTCATGGCCGGCGTCCCTGCGCATGGGGGTGAGCAACAGGGAAGGGACCCAGagccctgggtgctgtgctCCTGGCACCCAGCCCATCAGCTCCCACCCTGTTTGTCTTTCAGGGAGTTTGAGACCAGCTCGCCCAGCCCGGCAACCCGTGCAAAGCCTCGCTGTGCCAGGGAACGGTGCCGACTGGGAAAAAACACAGTGCCGAAACGGGGTGACAGGGAGGGACCCGGtgagcactgggcacagcatcGCACCGGTGGTGATAATGCCGCAacccaggagctgcctgctgcgGCGTGCAAACACACCGGGACCAGGCACCCGTATGGCACAAGCCAGGCACAAAGAGGCTCCTGGCACAAAGCCCTGGGGCCAGGCTGGTAGAGGGGAATGGCATGGCTCGGCACAGCCCCGGTGCCAGGGGGAGCCCCGGGGTCCCCACGCAGCCCCTGTGCTCACCCCGGTACATCCCAACCCCGCACTGCCTCGGGCGCAGCCAGCCCCGCTGATAGAGGGTAGGCGGGGAGGATGCTCAggggaaggggggcggggggggagacACAgaccccccgcagccccgggtacccaccagcacccccagctcatGCTCAGACTCACCCACTCCTCCACATTCGGACCCTCCTGGACCACCGGCACCTTGTCCCAGTAAATATTTGGTTTCCCATACTTCCAGATCTTGCTCCGTGTCTTGTGAGCGAAGAAGCAGATGAGGCAGAGCAGAATGACGATGAGGAACCCGCAGACGATGGCCACAGCctggaggggcagagggagggtgCTCTCAGGGTGGGGGTccttgcagggctgtgaagaCCCCTTCCCAGGGGTCCAGGTACCCTGCACCTCCCCGAGCTGAGTGGGAATTGCTCCCCTCATCCCAAAATCCTCCCTATGTCAGACCCCCACACGGTGGGATGGAGCCCAGCAGAGGTCTGAGAGTTTTGGGGGCCAGCTCAAGCAACGGTGAGGGGGGGCTGATTTTCCCATGGGGAGACGAAAGGTTTGGGGCCTGGGGAGCAGCCGGGAGCTGGCACCCTCCAGCACCTTGGCACAGCACCCCGAGCCCGCTGCTGGCTCGGCCACAGGCCAGCTTCCACCCCACGCAGCTGTGTCCCTGCCCCGATGGTTTCCCATGAGCTGGATCCCTGCAGCCATGCTGGAATGGGGCAGGTGAGGACGGATTAGGCCATGCTTGGCCTCTGCATGGAGCAGGAGCAGCGCAGGTGTGCGGCTCCCCCTGCTCAGGGTGCAGGAATGTGGCACGGCCAGCCTGACCGGCTGGGAACCGGCAGCaccagtcccagcccatgtGCCACGCAGGATCCCCGCTGGCCCCAGCCGAAACCAGGGCTGGTGAACTTTGTTTTGAGGGCTCTGGCTGCCCCACTGACccgctgggctccccagccaggctggcagcaccatgGGTTCTGGCAGAGAGCTGGCACCCAGCTGGCAACCTGACCCCGCACCCATCCTGGCACTCACAGCCCACCCTGCCCCAACCTTGTTCAAATACTTTTATGACCGGGGAGACCAAAGTACCAGATACCGGGTCTGCACCGGGACAACAGACCATCCCCTCCCTGAAACTCCACAGCGCTGGCAGCCAGCTTGCCCCagttcctcctgctgccccagcaaaCAGCTGGGCTGAGATTCAGCTGGGATCcagccaccccctgccaccccacagcAATCAGAACCACCAAAACCATTAAAGATGGAGGGAAAACCCCAGGGACGTGGCACTGCGCACCCATCCCGAGGGCAGGACACATGCTGCCCTTGCTCAGCATCACGTTTGAAGCAGGGCAAAAGGTTTGTGTTGCCAGTTTGGGTCAAAGAGGGGGTGTCTGTCCAGAGCTGGGGGTGCACCCTCACCTCCTGGGGGTCCACGGTGCAGTAGTGGTAGAGGTACTGGTTCAGGTAGGTGCTGCCGCTGTAGACCTGGCTGCACATGGTCAGCAAGGGGTTGTAGTAGTAGCTGCCGGTCATCTGCGCCTGGGGATTGACGCCCACGATGTAGACGATGGAAGCGATGAGCATGACGATGGCCAGCACGGCGCAGACCACGATGACCACCAGGTAGAAGCGCCGGGAGCGGGAGCTGCTCGATTTGGTGATGCTGGCAACGAAGAGCCCCAGCTGGGCCaggaagcagagcacagccatGGCGATCATGAAGCCGTTGGCCGCCCGCGGGTTGGTGACCCCACCATAGTAGCCCCCGTAACCGTAGCCATAGTTCAACCCACTGCCATAGTAGCCAGAACCGTAGAAGCCCCCCAGCCCGTTGCCATAAGCCCCCCCAAAGCCATAGCCATACTCCCAGGCCAGGGTGGAGGCCACGCAGGCGAAGATGGCGATGCAGAGCAGGATGACCATGGCCTCCAGGATCCTCACCACGCCGGGTGGCGAGGTCCACTTGTAGAAGTGCTGCGGCACGTCCTCAATGTAATAAGAGCCCGGTGGGGGCGAGCGGGCACCATAGTCGTAGCCATAATCACCCGTGGGTGGACCGTAGCCTGTGGGGGGGCCATAGCCCATGGGGGGGCCATCGTAGGACTTCTTGCTGAACATGGTGGCGGTGGCGGAGAGCCtggtggggagagggatggagcCGTCAGAGCTGGTTGCGCACCAGGAGGTGCCAGCACCGGCGCTGCGGCTCTGCGAGATGCAGCTCCCGGGTTTCTACATCTCCGCACGCCTGGCAGGGACTTTggtcccctgtccccagcccaaTGACACCGTCAACAACCACCTGCCCGTGCCACCAGAGCCACCGCTGctgatggggaaactgaggcacagggaggAGAAGTGAGTCACGGCGCATCTGCCAGGGcgcaccccagccctgccccacgCATGAGACCCGGCCACACcggccccccgctccccccgggcCCACCCAACCACCAGGCATCACCTGAATGAATTGGATTGTTTAAATtctaattaaaactgaaaagctcTTACCCAAGGCTGGCGCTAACCCTGAAGGCTTCTCCGTAAGCAGATCTggctggatttaaaaaaaaaaatttaaaaaaaatacaggaccCATTAGCAACAACGCAGTGAAAAGTAccaaatcagttttaaaaaactgggtttttttcaaagttgaTGTAGGGCCGGCCCCGTGCAGAGACCCCCCCCTGGCCCAAAGACccccactgcagcacagggagcagagcaaggGAAACCTGAACCCTGTGGGAAACCCAACCCAGGCACCTGCTCCGGCAGTGCCAGGGCTCAGCATGCAGGATCAggcccctgggctgggggcgcGGGGGGTGGCAGCCCTTGACCCCCAGCAAGTGTGGGCAGCAGGGGTCTGGGGTGCAGCTGTGGTCCCAGAGGTGCCCCGGGGGTCCCCCTGGGTGcccaaaccaacacacacacacttcaggGGATCCCACCCCCCataaacccccaaacccacccgCCCCAGTCGGATTAAGTCCCGGGGCCGCGGCCTGACCCCCCCGTCCCACCGGGGACCCCCACGCATGCTGCCACCGGGGCACGGCAGCAGCAGGGACGGGCTCCCGGAGCGATAACCCCAGGGCACCCCGAGGAGGACACGGGGCCGGGGGCTTCGGGGGTCCTTCCCGCGCTGCGGGGGCACCGGGCGGGCAGAGCgaccccggccccgctcccccccgcctcccgccTTCCAcccgccggggctgcggcgCCGGGAGCCCCGGTGCACTGAGGAGCCCGGTACCGGCGGGGGAACTCGGTGGGACCACGTGTGCCGACCCTTGTACCGGGAGGGACCCCAGTGGGGAACCCGATGCCGGTGGGGGAGCTCGGTGGGGAGCCCGGTGCCGACCCCGGTGCTGGTGGGGAGCCTGGTGCCGTTACCGGTAGGGGAGCTCGGTGGGGAGCCCGGTGCCGACCccggtgctggtgggcagcctGGTGCCGGTACCGGTAGGGGAGCTCGGTGAGGAGCCCGGTGCCGACCCCGGTGCTGGTGGGGAGCCTAGTGCCGGTACCGGTAGGGACCCCGGTGGGGAGCCTGGTGCCGTAGGGAGCTCGGTGCTAGTAGGGAGCCTGGTGGGGACCCCGGTGCCGGTAGGAAGCCCAGTGCCGGTGGGGAGCCCGGTACCGATGGGGAGCTCGGTGCCGGTGGGGAGCCCGGCGCCGGTGGGACCCCAGTGCGCgcaggggcggcggggcaggaCGGACCCCCCGtgcgcggcggggagcggggccccCCGGTGCCCCCTCCGGTACCGCTCGCCTGCTCTCCCCCCGGTGCCGGGGGTCCCGCCTGCCGCGGAGCCACTCACCTGCCCGCGCCTCCGCCTCTTTGTTCACCTTAAAATGGCAGCCGGGaccggcggcgcggcggcggcggcgctgctgGAGACCGGCCCCGGTTTCCGCCtccggggaggggaggggaggggtgggatggggaggggggagccccgggggcCGCTTCCAGAGCCgcacccccggcccggcgccccggTGAGATAAGGAGGGGTCCGAaacggggcggggggcacccCCGGCTGGGACCCCGCAGGGCTTTGGGGGCGGGGGTCTGCTCACCCCCTCCCATCCCCGCTTTGTTTTCTTGGGGGCAGGAGggtcccatgggtgctggggtggggcGCGTTTGCCggcagccagctgctgtgggtgccccaggaTGCCCATTAAGAcatccccaccacccccccaaaaagaagaaagaaaagaaattattacaatgttttatttacacCGATTCTGGCCACTACTGCAGCTGCACCTGCtgccccggggtgggggggtcccTAGTTCACAGGAGGtgaggggcacagccagggcctGGCCCCCCCGTGGGAACAGGGAGCATgcccccccagagccccccaaCCTCCCTGGGGAGCCCGGGGTCACAAGGGTCCCTGGGGCACCCAGAGGACCCCAAAACCAGCAGCGCGAAGAGCCTAGGGCTTTGCTCTCCACGCCCGAGTGGGTGCAATGGCTGGGTGGGCACTGGGTGCACCTTGCAGCactgccaccccctccccacccctgggGTCCCCCCCGGGGTGCCCCCCCCCGGGGTCACCGTCCCATGGCGTCGGTGCCAGCTGGTGCGCAGGCTCAGAAGAAGACAGCGTCGTGGCGGGCGTCACGATCGTACTCCTGGATCCGCGCCTTGATGTGCGTCAGCTTCTGCTTCAGGTATTCGCAGcgctgctgcttttccaggaaGGCTGAATCCTGCTGGTCGGATGGTGCTCAGCCAGGAGGAAACCTGCCATGGCACTGGGGTCCTGTGGTGccctccctggggacccccccccccccgccaagcactggggaagagggagaggtgCGATGGGGAGACCATGGGCTTGCAGCCTCCCCAGCATGGGGAGCAGATGCTGAGCACTTCCCCTGctcaccctcctcttcctcacacaGGTGTGGGCCACCCCACTGCTGTCCTGCGGGGTGGAAAGACACGTCCTggagccctggggaggggggtcaGCCCGGCCCTAATGAGGCAGCCAGAGCTGATGAGCCTGGGGGGACTCAGGGTGGGCAGCCAGCCTTCCCCCAGTGCCGCCACAAAAACCTCACCCAGGGCGTAGCCACGAAATGCCGCCACTCATCAattttccagcagctgccaggtGCGTTGGAGCATCACTCATACCACCTGGGTGTCCACGTCCCCCCACCCACTGcagaccccccagccccagccccaggcccaGCAGAGACCGGCCAACTCATCGCACCCAACGCTGCCCACAAGACACATGGTGCCCACAGCCGGCACCCACCGAGGGACCCACCGTCGTGCTCGTGGTGCGCGGCTGGGCCATCGCCGCCTCTGGCCCCCCGAGCTGCCAGCGCGCGGTGCGGACCTCCCCGAGCAGCTCCGTGTACTCTGCCCGCTGGTCCTGGAAGACGCCCTTGTAGCCCTCCCGCTGCCGGGGGCTCCGGATCGCCGGGTACTTTCTGTGCCACCACGAAGCCACAAGGCTCAGAGTGTGGGAGGGGGAGCCCAGGCGCTGCCTGCACACGCTGGCAGGCAGGACTCCCTCGGGTGGCTGTCACAGGTCCCTGGGGCTCCAGGACACCCTGTCCCGtggctgtccccatccccacaggAGGCACTTACACCACGTAGTCTGGGACAGCACGTGGCCggggtgccagccctgggggaaCAGACATGAGCCCCAGCTTCTCCCGCTTCTCAGCAGGGCGGACCCTCGCCAGGGGTCTCCCTGGTGGCACCACTTCATCCTCGAAGGTGACATGCCTGGCTCGGGCTGGCAGAGGCTTCAGGACACAAGGGAGGGGTGTGAGGCTGCATGGCCACCATACCAGAGGGCACGGGGGACACACCACTGAGGCTGTCCTCACTCCCGGTGACAACGGGACCCCTGGGGACCTCCCAGTGCTTCCAGGCCACCTCATGCCTCCACATCTGGAGAAACAGCTGGCTGCCGGCcaggcagagcagtgctgtgaggaagatgaagatgagagtggctgccagcaccctggccaggtgggagctgctggcaaggAGGGGGCCGtggcacagccccccagggtgACAGCACTGACATATGCCACTGCCAGGTAGAGGAGACACATGAGCCCGTTGAGatctggtggggctgggggtgggcaggaggatgctgtggtcACCAGTAgtggcccccagccccacagggatGGCAGTGAGCAGCCAGGTCAGGgtggctgcccccagcccctccaggcCCCCAGTAGCCCCAACCAGGACTTCATGGAGAAGAAGTGGTGCCAAACCttcagcccagcctgcagcacccctGCACCCAGCTCCATACCCAGCAGCCCCGGCTCCCCGGTGGGGTGCGTGGGCTTGGCCATCGGCTCCCAGCGCCTTTGGGGTGATGGGAGTCCCCTGGGTCCATCCGGTGGCTGCTTCGCTTCCCCGCCTCTGGGCTGAGCCCCACTGGAGGAGAAGCCCCGAGATGAGAAGGGCTGGGAGCAAACCCCACGGCGAGCTCACATGGGTCACCAGCCCTTTTCacgtgcctcagtttcccccacGGGGCACACTTGCCTGGCCCTGagccacctcccctccccacagctCGCTTGGGGTTTACAAGCAGCATCTGACACTGGGACCCAGCGGTGAGCTCCAACCATGCCCAGGGGATGTCACCTCCTGTGAGCTCTCCCCGGTGCGCAAACCAGGGCTGCCACCCCATCCCAGTCCCCCACAGCCGGGGCTGGAAATGCCTGTGGGTGAGTGGGAAAGCACCCGccagtgctcccagcacccaagctgggcaggagcagggaccCACTAGAGCctccaggcaggaggaggggaagggtcCCCACTGCATTGTTGCCGGCCGAt contains:
- the OCLN gene encoding LOW QUALITY PROTEIN: occludin (The sequence of the model RefSeq protein was modified relative to this genomic sequence to represent the inferred CDS: inserted 2 bases in 1 codon) produces the protein MFSKKSYDGPPMGYGPPTGYGPPTGDYGYDYGARSPPPGSYYIEDVPQHFYKWTSPPGVVRILEAMVILLCIAIFACVASTLAWEYGYGFGGAYGNGLGGFYGSGYYGSGLNYGYGYGGYYGGVTNPRAANGFMIAMAVLCFLAQLGLFVASITKSSSSRSRRFYLVVIVVCAVLAIVMLIASIVYIVGVNPQAQMTGSYYYNPLLTMCSQVYSGSTYLNQYLYHYCTVDPQEAVAIVCGFLIVILLCLICFFAHKTRSKIWKYGKPNIYWDKVPVVQEGPNVEEWVKNVADGASVQDETATLAYSEKPTSPITAPPYSPPSYSYXPPQNGYYPSGTYSSRGDQPDRAASPSPAEEKVREQPTKPPARRGRRRRRNPELDESQYETDYTTAVESGDERDQDQWGSLYPPITSDSTRQKYKQEFDTDLKRYKQLCAEMDNINDRLNQLSKQLDSISEDSPQYQDVAEEYNRLKDLKRSPNYQTKKLETKTLRNKLFHIKRMVSDYDKVRG
- the OCEL1 gene encoding occludin/ELL domain-containing protein 1 isoform X3, which translates into the protein MRRAVGLSPEAGKRSSHRMDPGDSHHPKGAGSRWPSPRTPPGSRGCWHCSAWPAASCFSRCGGMRWPGSTGRSPGVPLSPGVRTASVVCPPCPLVWWPCSLTPLPCVLKPLPARARHVTFEDEVVPPGRPLARVRPAEKREKLGLMSVPPGLAPRPRAVPDYVVKYPAIRSPRQREGYKGVFQDQRAEYTELLGEVRTARWQLGGPEAAMAQPRTTSTTDSAFLEKQQRCEYLKQKLTHIKARIQEYDRDARHDAVFF
- the OCEL1 gene encoding occludin/ELL domain-containing protein 1 isoform X1 encodes the protein MRRAVGLSPEAGKRSSHRMDPGDSHHPKGAGSRWPSPRTPPGSRGCWHCSAWPAASCFSRCGGMRWPGSTGRSPGVPLSPGVRTASVVCPPCPLVWWPCSLTPLPCVLKPLPARARHVTFEDEVVPPGRPLARVRPAEKREKLGLMSVPPGLAPRPRAVPDYVVKYPAIRSPRQREGYKGVFQDQRAEYTELLGEVRTARWQLGGPEAAMAQPRTTSTTGRADPPPQGSRTCLSTPQDSSGVAHTCVRKRRVSRGSAQHLLPMLGRLQAHGLPIAPLPLPQCLAGGGGSPGRAPQDPSAMAGFLLAEHHPTSRIQPSWKSSSAANT
- the OCEL1 gene encoding occludin/ELL domain-containing protein 1 isoform X2; this translates as MRRAVGLSPEAGKRSSHRMDPGDSHHPKGAGSRWPSPRTPPGSRGCWPLPARARHVTFEDEVVPPGRPLARVRPAEKREKLGLMSVPPGLAPRPRAVPDYVVKYPAIRSPRQREGYKGVFQDQRAEYTELLGEVRTARWQLGGPEAAMAQPRTTSTTGRADPPPQGSRTCLSTPQDSSGVAHTCVRKRRVSRGSAQHLLPMLGRLQAHGLPIAPLPLPQCLAGGGGSPGRAPQDPSAMAGFLLAEHHPTSRIQPSWKSSSAANT